In the genome of Globicephala melas chromosome 3, mGloMel1.2, whole genome shotgun sequence, one region contains:
- the NHP2 gene encoding H/ACA ribonucleoprotein complex subunit 2 — translation MTKIKADPDGPEAQADACCGERTYHELLVNLNPIAQPLASRRLTRKLYKCIKKAVKQKQIRRGVKEVQKFINKGEKGIMVLAGDTLPIEVYCHLPVMCEDRNLPYVYIPSKTDLGAAAGSKRPTCVIMVKPHEEYQEAYDECLEEVQALPPPM, via the exons ATGACCAAAATAAAGGCAGATCCAGACGGGCCGGAGGCTCAGGCGGACGCGTGCTGCGGAGAGCGCACTTACCATGAGCTGCTGGTTAATCTGAACCCCATCGCGCAGCCTCTGGCTTCTCGCCGCCTCACGCGGAAGCTCTACAAATGCATCAAGAAAG CCGTAAAGCAGAAGCAGATTCGGCGCGGGGTGAAGGAAGTTCAGAAATTTATCAACAAAGGCGAGAAAGG GATCATGGTTTTGGCAGGAGACACATTACCCATTGAGGTATACTGCCATCTCCCAGTTATGTGTGAAGACCGGAATTTGCCGTACGTCTATATCCCCTCTAAGACG GACCTGGGTGCAGCCGCCGGCTCTAAGCGCCCCACCTGTGTGATAATGGTCAAGCCCCATGAGGAATACCAGGAGGCCTATGACGAGTGCCTGGAGGAGGTACAGGCCCTGCCCCCGCCCATGTGA
- the RMND5B gene encoding E3 ubiquitin-protein transferase RMND5B isoform X2 has translation MSQCCRKIKDTVQKLASDHKDIHSSVSRVGKAIDRNFDSEICGVVSDAVWDSREKQQQILQMAILEHLYQQGMLSVAEELCQESTLNVDLDFKQPFLELNRILEALHEQDLGPALEWAVSHRQRLLELNSSLEFKLHRLHFIRLLAGGPEKQLEALSYARHFQPFARLHQREIQVMMGSLVYLRLGLEKSPYCHLLDNSHWAEICETFTRDACSLLGLSVESPLSVSFASGCVALPVLMNIKAVIEQRQCTGVWSHKDELPIEIELGMKCWYHSVFACPILRQQTSDSNPPIKLICGHVISRDALNKLINGGKLKCPYCPMEQNPADGKRIIF, from the exons ATGTCTCAGTGCTGCCGGAAGATAAAAGACACCGTGCAGAAACTGGCTTCAGACCACAAGGACATTCACAGCAGTGTCTCCCGAGTGGGCAAAGCCATTGACAGG AACTTTGACTCTGAGATTTGCGGTGTAGTCTCCGACGCAGTGTGGGACTCtcgggagaagcagcagcagatcCTGCAGATGGCCATCTTGGAGCACCTGTACCAGCAGGGCATGCTCAGTGTTGCTGAGGAGCTGTGCCAG gAATCAACACTGAATGTGGATTTGGATTTCAAGCAGCCTTTCCTGGAGTTGAATCGAATCCTGGAAGCTCTGCATGAACAAGACCTGGGGCCAGCATTGGA ATGGGCCGTCTCCCACAGGCAGCGTCTGCTCGAGCTCAACAGCTCCCTGGAGTTCAAGCTGCACCGACTGCACTTCATCCGCCTCCTGGCAGGTGGCCCTGAGAAGCAGCTGGAGGCCCTCAGCTACGCCCGGCACTTCCAACCCTTTGCTCGGCTTCACCAGCGGG AGATCCAGGTGATGATGGGCAGTCTGGTATACCTGCGGCTGGGCTTGGAGAAGTCACCCTACTGCCACCTCCTGGACAACAGCCATTGGGCCGAGATCTGTGAGACCTTTACGCGCGATGCTTGTTCCCTGTTGGGCCTTTCTGTGGAGTCACCCCTCAGCGTCAG CTTTGCCTCTGGCTGTGTGGCGCTGCCAGTGCTGATGAACATTAAAGCTGTGATCGAGCAGAGGCAGTGCACTGGGGTCTGGAGTCACAAGGATGAGTTACCG ATTGAGATCGAACTAGGTATGAAGTGCTGGTACCACTCAGTGTTCGCGTGCCCCATCCTCCGTCAGCAGACGTCGGATTCCAACCCTCCCATCAAGCTCATTTGTGGCCATGTCATCTCCCGAGATGCACTCAACAAGCTCATTAACGGAGGAAA GCTGAAGTGTCCCTACTGTCCCATGGAGCAGAACCCAGCAGATGGGAAACGCATCATATTCTGA
- the RMND5B gene encoding E3 ubiquitin-protein transferase RMND5B isoform X1 — MEQCASVEREVDKVLQKFLTYGQHCEQSLEELLHYVGQLRAELASAALQGTPLSATLSLVMSQCCRKIKDTVQKLASDHKDIHSSVSRVGKAIDRNFDSEICGVVSDAVWDSREKQQQILQMAILEHLYQQGMLSVAEELCQESTLNVDLDFKQPFLELNRILEALHEQDLGPALEWAVSHRQRLLELNSSLEFKLHRLHFIRLLAGGPEKQLEALSYARHFQPFARLHQREIQVMMGSLVYLRLGLEKSPYCHLLDNSHWAEICETFTRDACSLLGLSVESPLSVSFASGCVALPVLMNIKAVIEQRQCTGVWSHKDELPIEIELGMKCWYHSVFACPILRQQTSDSNPPIKLICGHVISRDALNKLINGGKLKCPYCPMEQNPADGKRIIF; from the exons ATGGAGCAGTGTGCAAGTGTGGAGAGAGAGGTGGACAAGGTCCTGCAGAAGTTCCTGACCTATGGGCAGCACTGTGAGCAGAGCCTGGAGGAGCTGCTGCACTACGTGGGCCAGCTGCGGGCTGAGCTGGCCAGCGCAG CCCTCCAGGGGACCCCTCTCTCAGCCACCCTCTCCCTGGTGATGTCTCAGTGCTGCCGGAAGATAAAAGACACCGTGCAGAAACTGGCTTCAGACCACAAGGACATTCACAGCAGTGTCTCCCGAGTGGGCAAAGCCATTGACAGG AACTTTGACTCTGAGATTTGCGGTGTAGTCTCCGACGCAGTGTGGGACTCtcgggagaagcagcagcagatcCTGCAGATGGCCATCTTGGAGCACCTGTACCAGCAGGGCATGCTCAGTGTTGCTGAGGAGCTGTGCCAG gAATCAACACTGAATGTGGATTTGGATTTCAAGCAGCCTTTCCTGGAGTTGAATCGAATCCTGGAAGCTCTGCATGAACAAGACCTGGGGCCAGCATTGGA ATGGGCCGTCTCCCACAGGCAGCGTCTGCTCGAGCTCAACAGCTCCCTGGAGTTCAAGCTGCACCGACTGCACTTCATCCGCCTCCTGGCAGGTGGCCCTGAGAAGCAGCTGGAGGCCCTCAGCTACGCCCGGCACTTCCAACCCTTTGCTCGGCTTCACCAGCGGG AGATCCAGGTGATGATGGGCAGTCTGGTATACCTGCGGCTGGGCTTGGAGAAGTCACCCTACTGCCACCTCCTGGACAACAGCCATTGGGCCGAGATCTGTGAGACCTTTACGCGCGATGCTTGTTCCCTGTTGGGCCTTTCTGTGGAGTCACCCCTCAGCGTCAG CTTTGCCTCTGGCTGTGTGGCGCTGCCAGTGCTGATGAACATTAAAGCTGTGATCGAGCAGAGGCAGTGCACTGGGGTCTGGAGTCACAAGGATGAGTTACCG ATTGAGATCGAACTAGGTATGAAGTGCTGGTACCACTCAGTGTTCGCGTGCCCCATCCTCCGTCAGCAGACGTCGGATTCCAACCCTCCCATCAAGCTCATTTGTGGCCATGTCATCTCCCGAGATGCACTCAACAAGCTCATTAACGGAGGAAA GCTGAAGTGTCCCTACTGTCCCATGGAGCAGAACCCAGCAGATGGGAAACGCATCATATTCTGA